Proteins encoded by one window of Bacteroidia bacterium:
- the era gene encoding GTPase Era yields MHKAGFIAIVGKPNAGKSTLLNTLLGQDLSIVTHKAQTTRHRIRGVVSQPDYQLVFSDTPGIITPGYQLHQRMMTFVQSAFADADVVLLVYDALGNDMDAEKFKTLLPGDKKLVVALNKIDLSNQEELENIVQKIEQQLNPDAIVPISAKEKFGGDVLIKTLLQFIPEAPPYFDKDTLTDRNERFFAAEIIREKIFLQYDKEIPYSVEVSIEEFKDTPKLTKIKSYIFVERESQKAILLGKNGLAIKKLGTDSRKKIEEMTGKKVFLELTVKIREDWRNNEQQLNKFGYKE; encoded by the coding sequence GTGCATAAAGCAGGATTTATAGCTATTGTAGGCAAACCAAATGCAGGAAAATCTACCCTTTTAAATACTCTTTTGGGGCAGGACTTAAGTATAGTAACGCATAAGGCTCAAACTACACGGCATCGGATAAGAGGTGTTGTTTCACAACCAGATTATCAATTGGTGTTTTCTGATACACCGGGCATTATCACACCAGGATATCAGCTGCATCAACGAATGATGACGTTCGTTCAAAGTGCATTTGCTGACGCTGATGTCGTTCTGTTAGTGTACGATGCTCTGGGAAATGATATGGATGCAGAGAAATTTAAAACACTGCTTCCAGGTGACAAAAAATTAGTTGTAGCATTGAACAAAATTGATTTAAGTAATCAGGAAGAACTTGAAAATATAGTTCAGAAAATTGAGCAACAGCTAAATCCTGATGCCATAGTACCCATTTCTGCAAAAGAAAAATTTGGTGGTGATGTTCTCATTAAAACTCTATTACAATTTATTCCTGAAGCACCTCCCTATTTTGATAAAGACACATTGACTGATAGAAATGAAAGATTTTTTGCTGCCGAAATAATTCGTGAGAAAATTTTTCTACAATATGATAAAGAAATACCATATAGTGTTGAAGTTAGTATAGAAGAATTTAAAGACACTCCTAAGCTGACTAAAATCAAGAGTTATATTTTTGTAGAAAGAGAATCACAAAAAGCCATTTTATTGGGGAAAAATGGTTTGGCAATAAAAAAGTTAGGTACTGACAGCAGAAAGAAAATCGAAGAGATGACAGGCAAAAAGGTTTTTCTTGAACTGACAGTAAAGATAAGAGAAGACTGGCGGAATAACGAGCAACAGCTGAATAAATTCGGCTACAAAGAATAA
- a CDS encoding TIGR02757 family protein — translation MNDHELKLYLDDLFLRYNRRDFIDDDPISIPHMFSDSGDIEISAFLTSLISWGQRKTILKNAQSLMKMMEHTPKSFIINASNNDYNHFRKFVHRTFNGEDCVYIFKAIKNIYNEYGSLGNCFSTFVNNNPIPVAMSLFRQKLFSQSCQPRTTKHLGDPLKNSGCKRFNMFLRWMIRKDQAGVDFGIWDISSALLYCPLDVHTGRTARLLGLLRRQQDDWKAVEELTISLQEFDKKDPVKYDFALFGAGVNGLLK, via the coding sequence ATGAATGATCATGAGTTAAAACTATACTTAGACGATTTATTTCTGCGCTACAACAGAAGAGATTTTATTGATGATGACCCAATCTCTATTCCCCACATGTTTTCAGACAGTGGCGACATTGAAATCAGCGCTTTTCTGACCTCTCTCATCTCGTGGGGGCAGCGTAAAACCATATTGAAAAATGCACAATCTCTTATGAAAATGATGGAGCATACTCCAAAATCATTTATCATAAATGCATCAAATAATGATTATAACCACTTCAGAAAGTTTGTTCATCGTACTTTTAATGGAGAAGATTGCGTATATATTTTTAAAGCAATAAAAAATATATACAACGAATATGGATCGTTAGGAAACTGCTTTTCAACTTTTGTAAACAACAATCCCATACCTGTGGCTATGAGTTTATTCAGGCAGAAACTATTCTCCCAATCCTGTCAACCACGCACCACAAAACATTTAGGCGACCCATTAAAAAATTCAGGTTGTAAAAGATTCAATATGTTTCTGCGCTGGATGATAAGAAAAGACCAAGCAGGTGTTGACTTTGGAATTTGGGATATTTCATCAGCACTACTCTACTGTCCTTTAGACGTACACACAGGGCGTACAGCACGACTTCTTGGGCTTTTGAGAAGACAACAAGATGATTGGAAAGCGGTTGAAGAGTTGACTATAAGCCTCCAAGAATTTGATAAAAAAGACCCTGTAAAATATGACTTTGCACTTTTTGGTGCTGGAGTCAATGGGTTGCTAAAATAA
- the der gene encoding ribosome biogenesis GTPase Der gives MSNIIAIVGRPNVGKSTLFNRLTESMDAIVHDESGVTRDRHYGTGEWTGKKFSVIDTGGYVSGSEDIFESEIRKQVKLAIDEADIILFVTDAREGLNDFDEDIAQLLRNSNKKTFLVVNKVDSPKQLNDAVEFYALGLGDYYCISSSNGSGTGELLDAVVKVFKPDDEAEEDLPKITIIGQPNVGKSSLMNMLTGVERSIVTPIAGTTRNSINIRYSNFGFDFILVDTAGLRKKAKVKEDLEFYSVMRSIRAIEQSDVCLFMIDAEKGFTAQDANIFHLIQTNHKGVVFLVNKWDLIDKENNSTKKFTEEIKEAIAPLTDVPIIFTSVLNKQRIFKALETAIDVFKNRTQHIPTSQLNKKILPFIENYPPPSVKGKLINIKYITQVPGPYPRFVFFSSNPQYIQTSYRRFLENKLRENFNLSGVPVAISFRSKDSGKEV, from the coding sequence ATGAGCAACATAATCGCTATTGTAGGCAGACCAAATGTAGGGAAATCAACACTGTTCAACAGGTTGACAGAAAGTATGGACGCCATCGTACATGACGAATCGGGAGTAACACGAGACAGACACTATGGTACAGGAGAATGGACAGGAAAAAAGTTTTCTGTAATTGATACAGGAGGATATGTTTCCGGTTCAGAAGATATTTTTGAATCTGAAATAAGAAAGCAAGTTAAGCTGGCAATTGATGAAGCCGACATTATACTCTTTGTTACCGATGCCCGAGAAGGACTTAATGATTTTGATGAGGATATTGCACAACTGCTTCGCAACAGTAACAAGAAAACATTTTTGGTAGTCAACAAAGTTGATTCTCCAAAGCAATTGAATGATGCAGTTGAATTTTACGCACTCGGTCTTGGTGACTATTATTGTATTTCATCATCAAACGGCAGTGGCACTGGCGAACTACTTGATGCAGTTGTAAAAGTTTTTAAGCCTGATGATGAGGCTGAAGAGGATTTACCTAAAATCACTATTATCGGACAACCTAATGTAGGTAAATCGTCATTGATGAATATGCTCACTGGAGTAGAACGAAGTATTGTTACTCCAATTGCAGGAACAACAAGAAACAGTATAAATATCCGTTATTCAAATTTTGGTTTCGACTTTATTTTAGTTGACACAGCCGGATTGAGAAAGAAAGCTAAAGTGAAAGAAGATTTGGAATTTTACTCTGTAATGCGCAGTATAAGAGCTATTGAACAAAGTGACGTATGCCTTTTTATGATTGATGCAGAGAAAGGATTTACAGCACAGGATGCCAATATTTTTCACCTCATTCAAACCAATCATAAAGGGGTTGTGTTCTTGGTGAATAAATGGGATTTAATTGACAAAGAAAATAATTCAACAAAAAAGTTTACAGAAGAAATAAAAGAAGCCATTGCTCCTTTAACGGATGTTCCTATAATCTTTACATCAGTACTAAACAAGCAACGTATTTTTAAAGCACTTGAAACTGCCATTGATGTTTTCAAAAACAGAACACAGCACATTCCTACATCGCAACTAAACAAAAAAATTCTGCCTTTCATAGAAAACTATCCACCACCATCTGTCAAAGGCAAACTCATAAACATAAAATATATTACCCAGGTCCCTGGGCCGTATCCGCGTTTTGTATTTTTCAGTAGCAATCCGCAATATATTCAAACCTCTTACAGAAGATTTCTTGAAAATAAACTTCGTGAAAACTTTAATCTGAGTGGAGTTCCTGTTGCAATCTCATTTAGAAGTAAAGACAGCGGCAAGGAAGTTTGA
- a CDS encoding FMN-binding negative transcriptional regulator — translation MYISEYFRNTNFHQQVDFIKENSFGILITHSETKMFATHIPLTPLVIDNNLVLHGHISKENPQCSTLSDGNDALVIFSGPHCYISSSWYSHENVSTWNYQAVHCHGKIKIQSEIELLQSLIQLTDHYESKEEKPKFFDNIDAKVIRENLSGIIGFEIVVSHIDAKDKLSQNRNKKDYENIVTYLQKRDDAMSGAIANAMLKNKDNTAG, via the coding sequence ATGTACATCTCTGAATATTTCCGCAATACCAATTTTCACCAACAGGTTGACTTCATAAAGGAAAACAGTTTTGGAATTTTAATAACGCATTCAGAAACCAAAATGTTTGCTACTCATATTCCACTGACGCCTTTGGTAATAGACAACAATCTTGTATTACACGGTCATATTTCAAAAGAAAACCCACAATGCAGCACTTTATCTGATGGCAACGATGCTTTAGTGATTTTTTCAGGCCCGCATTGCTATATTTCTTCCTCTTGGTATAGCCATGAAAATGTTTCAACCTGGAATTATCAGGCGGTACATTGTCATGGTAAAATAAAAATACAATCGGAAATTGAGCTGCTTCAAAGCTTAATACAACTAACAGATCATTACGAATCGAAAGAAGAGAAACCAAAATTTTTTGATAATATAGACGCTAAAGTTATTCGTGAAAATTTAAGTGGGATAATTGGATTTGAAATTGTTGTTTCACATATTGATGCAAAAGATAAACTTTCGCAAAACCGAAATAAGAAAGATTACGAAAACATTGTTACCTATCTCCAAAAACGTGACGATGCCATGTCTGGTGCAATTGCTAATGCCATGCTTAAAAACAAGGATAATACAGCAGGATGA